From a single Herbiconiux sp. SALV-R1 genomic region:
- the xseA gene encoding exodeoxyribonuclease VII large subunit: MSETPAFVSGPPTLENPWPVGELAQKVRAYIDRLGTAWVEGEITQWGVSGGNVYGKLKDLTGDATIGFTVWSSVRAKIPADLKQGDHVIALIKPNYWVRGGTLTMQVFDMRHVGLGDLLEKLERLKAQLAAEGLFSPERKRPLPFLPSGVGLITGKDSDAEKDVLRNAQLRWPSVRFEVVHAAVQGDRTAREVARAIARLDADPAVDVIIVARGGGDFQNLLGFSDEAVVRAAAAATTPIVSAIGHEADTPLLDLVADLRASTPTDAAKRVVPDVGEELSRVDQARSRIRSRISHLVSVQVDRVEQIRSRPVLANPRWIVDFRSEDLTRFVARGDELVTRAIEREGDRVRELAGHLRALSPQRTLDRGYAIVQDRGGHIVRTADAAPEGASLTVTVAEGAFDAVSSGARSDR; encoded by the coding sequence GTGAGCGAGACGCCCGCCTTCGTCTCGGGCCCGCCCACGCTCGAGAACCCATGGCCCGTGGGCGAGCTCGCGCAGAAGGTGCGCGCCTACATCGACCGGCTCGGCACCGCGTGGGTGGAGGGCGAGATCACCCAGTGGGGAGTGTCGGGCGGCAACGTCTACGGCAAGCTCAAAGACCTCACGGGTGACGCCACCATCGGGTTCACCGTGTGGTCGTCGGTGCGGGCGAAGATCCCGGCCGACCTCAAGCAGGGCGACCACGTCATCGCCCTCATCAAGCCGAACTACTGGGTGCGCGGCGGCACGCTCACCATGCAGGTCTTCGACATGCGCCACGTGGGCCTCGGCGACCTGCTCGAGAAGCTCGAAAGACTGAAGGCGCAGCTCGCCGCCGAGGGCTTGTTCTCGCCCGAGCGCAAGCGCCCCCTTCCGTTTCTCCCGAGCGGTGTGGGCCTCATCACCGGCAAAGACAGCGACGCCGAGAAAGACGTGCTGCGCAACGCCCAGCTGCGCTGGCCCTCGGTGCGGTTCGAGGTGGTGCACGCCGCGGTGCAGGGCGACCGCACGGCCCGCGAGGTGGCGCGGGCGATCGCCCGGCTCGACGCCGACCCCGCCGTCGACGTCATCATCGTCGCCCGGGGCGGCGGCGACTTCCAGAACCTGCTCGGCTTCAGCGACGAAGCGGTGGTGCGCGCCGCGGCGGCGGCCACCACGCCCATCGTCAGCGCCATCGGCCACGAGGCCGACACCCCGCTGCTCGACCTCGTCGCCGATCTGCGCGCGTCGACCCCCACCGATGCCGCCAAACGGGTAGTCCCCGACGTCGGCGAGGAGCTGAGCCGGGTGGACCAGGCCAGGTCGCGCATCCGGAGCCGCATCTCCCACCTGGTGTCGGTGCAGGTCGACCGGGTGGAGCAGATCCGCTCGCGGCCGGTGCTCGCGAACCCGCGGTGGATCGTCGACTTCCGCTCCGAAGACCTCACGCGCTTCGTCGCCCGCGGCGACGAACTCGTCACGCGCGCCATCGAGCGGGAGGGCGACCGCGTGCGCGAGCTCGCCGGGCACCTGCGGGCCCTCTCGCCCCAGCGCACGCTCGACCGCGGGTACGCCATCGTGCAAGACCGCGGCGGCCACATCGTCAGAACAGCGGATGCGGCGCCCGAGGGCGCCTCGCTCACCGTCACCGTCGCCGAGGGAGCCTTCGACGCCGTGTCGTCGGGCGCTCGCAGCGACCGGTGA
- a CDS encoding 4-hydroxy-3-methylbut-2-enyl diphosphate reductase — protein sequence MPRIPGARNRLKDNPVAGQKRVLLAAPRGYCAGVDRAVVAVEKALENYGAPVYVRKQIVHNVHVVSTLEKRGAVFVDEVDEVPEGAHVVFSAHGVSPAVVQGAADRGLQAIDATCPLVTKVHREAVRFARDDFEILLIGHEGHEEVEGTAGEAPEHITLVNSPDAVDDIEVKDPDKVVWLSQTTLSVDETMETVRRLREKFPNLQDPPSDDICYATQNRQVAIKKVAQGADLVIVVGSANSSNSVRLVEVALEYGAKAAYRVDYAHEVKQEWLDGVETVGVTSGASVPEVLVQELLDDLAGAGYGEIETVQTAEEDLVFSLPKELRRDTSGKRDSRALGGRHRA from the coding sequence ATGCCGAGAATCCCCGGCGCGCGCAACCGGCTCAAGGATAACCCTGTGGCCGGTCAGAAGCGTGTGCTCCTGGCGGCCCCTCGGGGGTACTGTGCAGGAGTCGACCGCGCAGTGGTGGCTGTGGAGAAGGCACTCGAGAACTACGGCGCTCCGGTCTACGTGCGCAAGCAGATCGTTCACAACGTGCACGTCGTCTCCACGCTCGAGAAGCGCGGGGCCGTCTTCGTCGACGAGGTCGACGAGGTGCCCGAGGGCGCCCATGTCGTCTTCTCGGCCCACGGCGTCTCGCCGGCGGTGGTGCAGGGCGCCGCCGACCGCGGCCTCCAGGCCATCGACGCGACCTGCCCGCTCGTCACCAAGGTGCACCGCGAGGCCGTGCGCTTCGCCCGCGACGACTTCGAGATCCTGCTCATCGGCCACGAGGGCCACGAAGAGGTCGAGGGCACCGCAGGTGAGGCGCCCGAGCACATCACGCTGGTCAACAGTCCGGATGCTGTGGACGACATCGAGGTGAAAGACCCCGACAAGGTGGTGTGGCTGTCGCAGACCACGCTCTCGGTCGACGAGACCATGGAGACGGTGCGGCGCCTGCGCGAGAAGTTCCCCAACCTGCAAGACCCGCCCTCCGACGACATCTGCTACGCCACGCAGAACCGACAGGTCGCGATCAAGAAGGTGGCGCAGGGCGCCGACCTCGTCATCGTGGTGGGGTCGGCGAACTCGTCGAACTCGGTGCGGCTCGTCGAGGTCGCCCTCGAGTACGGTGCGAAGGCCGCCTACCGCGTCGACTACGCCCACGAGGTCAAGCAGGAGTGGCTCGACGGCGTCGAGACCGTCGGCGTCACCTCGGGCGCATCGGTTCCCGAGGTGCTCGTGCAGGAGCTGCTCGACGACCTCGCCGGCGCGGGCTACGGCGAGATCGAGACCGTGCAGACGGCTGAGGAAGACCTCGTGTTCTCGCTCCCCAAGGAGCTGCGCCGCGACACCTCGGGCAAGCGCGACTCGCGCGCCCTCGGCGGGCGCCACCGCGCCTGA
- a CDS encoding carbonic anhydrase has product MTPPDSDFATDPQPTTPARVWATMQRGNARFVGGTPKHPRQDVETRATLANLQTPRAALFGCSDSRLAAEIIFDLGLGDLFVVRNAGQVVSDSALGSLEYAVEVLGVSLIVVLGHDSCGAVRAAIDSQLPGAAPLPGHIRGLVDQIVPAISQLSPERDAEGALVAEPDAGAVGKAHLRATVGKLLESSEIISAAVADGRLGIVGANYRLAEGRAVAHVSIGDL; this is encoded by the coding sequence ATGACCCCGCCCGACAGCGACTTCGCGACCGACCCGCAGCCCACCACCCCGGCGCGCGTCTGGGCGACGATGCAGCGCGGCAACGCCCGTTTCGTCGGGGGCACGCCGAAGCATCCGCGGCAAGACGTCGAGACGCGTGCGACGCTCGCGAACCTGCAGACGCCGCGCGCCGCCCTGTTCGGCTGCAGCGACTCCCGTCTCGCCGCCGAGATCATCTTCGACCTCGGCCTCGGCGACCTGTTCGTGGTGCGGAACGCCGGTCAGGTCGTCTCCGACTCGGCGCTCGGCAGCCTCGAGTACGCCGTCGAGGTGCTCGGCGTCTCGCTCATCGTCGTGCTCGGCCACGACTCCTGCGGCGCCGTGCGCGCTGCCATCGACTCCCAGCTGCCCGGCGCCGCTCCCCTGCCGGGGCACATCCGCGGGCTGGTCGACCAGATCGTGCCCGCCATCTCGCAGCTCTCGCCCGAGCGCGACGCCGAGGGTGCCCTCGTCGCCGAACCGGATGCGGGGGCCGTCGGCAAGGCCCACCTGCGGGCGACCGTGGGCAAGCTGCTCGAATCGTCGGAGATCATCAGCGCCGCCGTCGCCGACGGCCGCTTGGGCATCGTCGGCGCCAACTACCGCCTGGCGGAGGGGCGCGCCGTCGCGCACGTCTCCATCGGCGACCTCTGA
- a CDS encoding exodeoxyribonuclease VII small subunit — translation MPTTPASDVQTLSYEEARDELIRVVGELEQGSSTLEQSLALWERGEALASRCEEWLLGARERLDAARKSAGE, via the coding sequence ATGCCCACCACGCCCGCGTCCGACGTGCAGACGCTGAGCTATGAAGAGGCTCGCGACGAGCTCATCCGGGTGGTCGGAGAGCTCGAGCAGGGCTCCTCCACCCTCGAGCAGTCGCTCGCGCTCTGGGAGCGCGGCGAGGCGCTCGCCTCCCGCTGCGAGGAGTGGTTGCTCGGCGCCCGGGAGCGGCTCGACGCCGCCCGCAAGTCGGCCGGCGAGTAG
- a CDS encoding aspartate ammonia-lyase yields the protein MGEVRVPASALYGAQTQRAVENFPVSGDGLEPAQIAALARIKKAAAIANARLGVLDQAIADAIAAAADRVVTGEFDDTDFPIDVYQTGSGTSSNMNMNEVLSSLASASLGSKVHPNDHVNASQSSNDVFPTSVHVAVTGALIHDLIPSLEHLAEALEAKSTLWATVVKSGRTHLMDATPVTLGQEFGGYAAQIRLGIERVKSALPRVAEVPLGGTAVGTGINTPAGFPQLVISLLAEETGLPITEARDHFEAQGARDSLVEASGALRVLAVSLTKICNDLRWMGSGPNTGIGELHIPDLQPGSSIMPGKVNPVIPEAVLMVASRVIGNDASIAWSGASGAFELNVAIPVMGTALLESIRLLANSAVLLADKTVEGLEVNVERARALAESSPSIVTPLNRIIGYEAAAKIAKHSVARGITVREAVIDLGFVERGEVTLEQLDTALDVLSMTRPPVAK from the coding sequence ATGGGCGAGGTGAGGGTTCCGGCCTCGGCGCTCTACGGTGCGCAGACGCAGCGGGCCGTCGAGAACTTCCCGGTCTCGGGTGACGGGCTCGAGCCCGCGCAGATCGCGGCTCTCGCTCGCATCAAGAAGGCCGCGGCGATCGCCAACGCCCGCCTCGGCGTGCTCGACCAGGCCATCGCCGACGCCATCGCGGCCGCCGCCGACCGCGTGGTCACCGGTGAGTTCGACGACACCGACTTCCCGATCGACGTGTACCAGACCGGGTCGGGCACCTCGTCGAACATGAACATGAACGAGGTGCTGTCCTCCCTCGCCTCGGCGTCGCTGGGCTCGAAGGTGCACCCGAACGACCACGTGAACGCGTCGCAGTCGTCGAACGACGTCTTCCCCACCTCGGTGCACGTCGCCGTGACGGGTGCGCTCATCCACGACCTCATCCCGTCGCTCGAGCACCTCGCCGAGGCGCTCGAGGCCAAGTCGACGCTCTGGGCCACCGTCGTGAAGTCGGGCCGCACCCACCTCATGGACGCCACACCTGTCACCCTGGGCCAGGAGTTCGGCGGCTACGCCGCGCAGATCCGTCTCGGCATCGAGCGCGTGAAGTCGGCGCTCCCCCGCGTCGCCGAGGTGCCGCTCGGCGGCACTGCTGTCGGCACGGGTATCAACACGCCCGCCGGCTTCCCGCAGCTGGTCATCTCGCTGCTCGCCGAGGAGACGGGCCTGCCCATCACGGAGGCCCGCGACCACTTCGAGGCGCAGGGCGCGCGCGACTCGCTGGTCGAGGCATCCGGTGCCCTGCGGGTGCTCGCGGTGTCGCTCACCAAGATCTGCAACGACCTGCGCTGGATGGGCTCGGGGCCGAACACGGGCATCGGTGAGCTGCACATCCCCGACCTCCAGCCCGGCTCGTCGATCATGCCCGGCAAGGTCAACCCGGTCATTCCCGAGGCGGTGCTCATGGTCGCGTCGCGGGTGATCGGCAACGACGCGTCGATCGCGTGGTCGGGTGCCTCGGGCGCGTTCGAGCTGAACGTCGCGATACCCGTGATGGGCACGGCGCTGCTGGAGTCGATCCGCCTGCTGGCGAACTCGGCGGTGCTGCTCGCCGACAAGACCGTCGAGGGGCTCGAGGTGAACGTGGAGCGCGCTCGCGCCCTCGCGGAGTCGTCGCCGTCGATCGTCACGCCGCTCAACCGCATCATCGGCTACGAGGCGGCGGCGAAGATCGCCAAGCACTCCGTGGCTCGCGGCATCACCGTGCGCGAGGCGGTCATCGACCTCGGCTTCGTCGAGCGCGGCGAGGTCACCCTCGAGCAGCTCGACACCGCCCTCGACGTGCTCTCCATGACCCGCCCGCCGGTCGCGAAGTAG
- a CDS encoding DUF4245 domain-containing protein, translating to MAKNTERRVVAELGRPETPEEEAARKAEQSRLYRDRKTLRNLLYALLVSVGLVAAIVILVPRSEESLLQPVDYAQVAASAQNAVPVPLAVPELPEGWSANAAELRTATADQVVSWYIGLISPDNQYVGLTQALNANPSWVSEQVNRGIPSGTVDIDGVSWTVYDNRATAAGGTDLGNVEYALTAEAGPTTYIVFGTASDSEIAEVAASITGNLRDQPATAPAEDTTEDNG from the coding sequence ATGGCGAAGAACACCGAGCGACGCGTCGTCGCCGAACTGGGCCGGCCGGAGACTCCCGAGGAGGAGGCGGCCCGCAAGGCCGAGCAGTCGCGGCTGTACCGCGACCGCAAGACGCTGCGCAACCTCCTCTACGCCCTCCTGGTCTCGGTGGGGCTCGTGGCGGCCATCGTCATCCTGGTGCCGCGCTCCGAGGAGTCGCTGCTGCAGCCCGTCGACTACGCCCAGGTCGCCGCCAGCGCCCAGAACGCGGTGCCGGTCCCCCTCGCCGTGCCCGAGCTGCCCGAGGGCTGGTCGGCGAACGCCGCCGAACTGCGCACCGCCACCGCCGACCAGGTGGTGTCGTGGTACATCGGTCTCATCTCCCCCGACAACCAGTACGTCGGGCTCACCCAGGCGCTGAACGCCAACCCGAGCTGGGTGTCGGAGCAGGTGAACCGGGGAATCCCGTCGGGCACCGTCGACATCGACGGCGTCAGCTGGACGGTGTACGACAACCGCGCCACGGCCGCCGGCGGCACCGACCTCGGCAACGTCGAGTACGCGCTCACCGCCGAGGCGGGCCCCACCACCTACATCGTCTTCGGCACCGCCTCTGACTCCGAGATCGCCGAGGTCGCGGCGTCGATCACCGGCAACCTTCGCGACCAGCCCGCCACGGCACCCGCCGAAGACACCACGGAGGACAACGGATGA
- a CDS encoding prepilin peptidase gives MLDLSSPTLDWLPLLHLAAATIPLVRADARTLRLPNALTVPGLAVTAAVAFATGDAAAVGMLVAASLVGAVVWQAGCLGLGDVKLLAWLAGASALTDALGPLRVLAAAGAASAVVAAALLGAASGARVGVGGWSRVRVPLGPALLIGFWFGVLLPPAA, from the coding sequence ATGCTCGACCTCTCCTCGCCCACCCTCGACTGGCTCCCGCTGCTCCACCTCGCCGCGGCCACCATCCCCCTCGTTCGAGCCGACGCGCGAACACTGCGGCTGCCGAACGCGCTGACCGTTCCGGGGCTGGCGGTCACGGCGGCCGTGGCGTTCGCGACGGGCGACGCCGCGGCGGTGGGGATGCTCGTGGCCGCGTCACTCGTCGGCGCGGTGGTCTGGCAGGCGGGCTGCCTGGGACTCGGCGACGTGAAGCTGCTCGCCTGGCTCGCCGGCGCGTCAGCCCTCACCGACGCCTTGGGGCCGTTGCGCGTGCTCGCGGCGGCGGGGGCGGCCTCCGCCGTGGTCGCTGCCGCCCTCCTGGGTGCCGCCTCCGGCGCCCGCGTCGGCGTCGGCGGGTGGTCCCGCGTCCGCGTGCCGCTCGGGCCCGCGCTCCTCATCGGGTTCTGGTTCGGAGTCCTCCTCCCGCCTGCCGCGTGA